The genomic window ACATCCTCTTCACTAATATAGCCTGCATTTAAAAGATGTGGTATAGCTAGTTTTGTGATTTCATCTATATCTGCATTTCTTATATAATGTCCATTTACCCAATCTAGCTTATCTTTATCAAAAATTCCACCTGTATTTGAAACTCTCTCAAATGAAAATTGTTCAATTAACTCATCCATTGTAAAGAACTCTTGATTACTCTCTGGACTCCATCCTACTAATGCTAGATAGTTTATAATCCCTTCTGGCAAATATCCTTTAGCTCTAAAGTCTTCTACTGAAACATCTCCGTGTCTTTTGCTAAGTTTTTTCTTTTCTTTATTCAATACTGTTGGTAAGTGTACAAATTCTGGTGTTTCCCATCCAAAGGCTTCAAATAAATATGCTTGCTTTGGCGCTGATGGAAGCCATTCTTCTCCCCTCACTATATGAGTTATTTTCATTAGATGGTCATCTACTACTACTGCAAAGTGATAAGTAGGAAATCCATCAGATTTAATAAGGACTTGATCATCTAAATCCTTGGTGTTTATTGTTATCTTTCCTCTTATTAGGTCATTAAATACTATATCTCTGTTCTTTGGAAACTTAAGCCTAATTACGTATTCTTCTCCTGCTTCTATTCTTTTCTTTGCTTCTTTGATGCTTATATCTCTACAATGTCCATCATATCCTAGCATTAGCCCCTTTTCCTTCTGTTCTTCTCTAATCCTTTCAAGTCTTTCCTTGTCGCAGAAGCAATAGTAAGCATGTCCTTTTTCTAATAACTCATTTATGTATTTCTTGTATATGTCAAGTCTTTCTGATTGAATATATGGCCCATATTCACCTTTTTGAACTATTTTACCGTCTTCTATAAAGACTCCCTCATCATGTACTACGCCAGCCCATAAAAGTGAATTTATTAAATTCTCAATGGCATCGTCTACATATCTTGATTGGTCTGTGTCTTCTATTCTAAGTATATATTTTCCACCCTTATTCTTTGCAAACAAATAATCATATAGTGCCGTTCTTAATCCTCCTATATGTAAATACCCTGTAGGACTAGGTGCATACCTAACTCTCACTTGAGACATACTAAAACCTCCTATATATTTTTCCTGTTCATATTTGTATATTATATAATACTAGCTTTTTAGTATCAAGAAATATTGTTTTCTTTGTATCTAATATATTAAAACCTCCTAATAAGGTAGAACACAAGTAATAATATAATAATATGTACCAACCACCATCCTACTGATAAAAACGAAAACCTGCTTCTATAATGTAACCTTCTCCTATTTCTCTCCATTTTTCTCCTCCTAATAACCTAATAGATAGTATTAGGATTTACAAAACAGATAATCTATATTCTCAGGTATACCAAAACAGTTGAAAAGTTAAGTAAAATACTAAGTAAACATTTGCAGGACATAACTATAATTCTTAGCGAATACAGATAGTCAATCCATTAAGCAATCAAATTAAGGTAAGGTCAGCATAGGCTAACATAAGGAATTACGACGAAACCAGAGATTTCTGTAGCTCCATTAATCAAACTAGTTTGCAAGTTATAGGATTTTTTACAAAAGCTTTAACTATATTTACATAACATTGCCGCCCCTATTATGCCTGCATCATTGCCATGTTTAGCTATGACAACTTTACTATGTGGCATGTCTTTAAATAAAATCTTATCATGGATTTTATTATTTATAAGCTCTAATAAATAGTCACCAGCCTTAGATACTCCACCACCTAGAGCTATTACTTCTGGATCTAGAAGATTTATTAAATTTGTAATGCCTATTATTAAATAATCCACTAATCTATTAACAGAGTCTAATGCTAGTTTATCTCCAGATTTAGCACAATCAAATATTAACTTGGCATTAAGTTTATCTAGGTCATCTCCAATATAATTTCTTATATTAGTATTCTCCTTTGTTTCCTCCATTAATTTTCTAGTATATTTTATCAATGCAGTTGCTGAGGTAAAGGTTTCAAAACAGCCATTCTTCCCACAATTACAATTATAAAAGTTCTCACCTATTACCATATGACCTATTTCTGAACTAAGATTATTGGTTCCACTATAAAGCTTTCCGTTAATAATAAATCCTCCACCTACTCCTGTACCAAGGGTTATTAAAATAGAGTTTTGAGTATCCTTTAGAGCTCCGTTTTCAAGCTCTGCTAAAGCAGCTACTGAAGCATCGTTATCTATATAAACTGGTTTATTGAGTTCCTTCTCTAGAGTCTTGCCCAATGGTACATCCTGCCACCCTAAATTTACGCAATTCATAACATTTCCTGTTTTGTTATCAGCTAAGCCAGGTACTCCTACACCTATTCCCATAACTTTTTCACAGTCTGGAGCTTGGTTAGAAACATCCTTAATCAACTCAATTATATCTTGTATCACAGTATTCCATCCTCTAAAAGGTAAAGTTTGACAGCTTTTCTGGAATAAAATATTCCCATCATTAGAGACTACTCCAGCAGTAACATTTGTTCCCCCTATATCTACCCCAATATACATAACCACATCCCCCTTATATAATTTTATTTAAGAATTATTTTATCATAAGAATATGTTGATTAATAGATATCTATAACATGAGTCTTCTCAACCTCGCAGCTTAATTTTTTTATTCTCTAACTCTTATAAATTTAATCATAAAAGCTACCGCCTAATACGGTAGCTTTTATTCTATAATTCTAGTCCTTGTTGTTTAAATTCTGCTCTTACCCTGTCCATTATCTCACTTGTGTTTACTTCAACTTTTTCTCCTTCTCTCCTTAATGAGAATTCTACTATTTCTTCGTTTGCTCTTTTACCAACTGTAATTCTAATAGGTATACCAATTAAATCTGCATCTTTAAACTTAACTCCTGCTCTTTCGTTTCTATCGTCAATTAATACTTCTAGTCCAGCCTTTGAAAGCTCATCATACAGTCTTTCACCTAGAACGACTTGCTCTTCACTCTTAACATTTACTACAGTAATTATTACATGATATGGGGCTACTGATAATGGCCATATGATTCCATTTTCATCATGACATTGTTCTATTACAGCAGCAGCTGTTCTGGTTACTCCTACTCCGTGTGAACCCATAAATATTTTTTGTTCTTTACCATTCTCATCTAAGAAGGTAGCATTTAGTGCGTTACTGTATTTTAGCCCTAGTTGGAATATGTTACCTACCTCTATTCCTCTATCCATCTTAAGTGGCTCTCCACACTTAGGACATTTATCTCCTTCTTGAACTAGCAGTATATCTTCTACTACCTCTCCTTCAAAATCTCTACCGTAGTTTATATTCTTAATATGATAATCTGTTTCATTAGCACCTACTATGAAATTGGTCATCTTTGTAACTCTTGAATCAACTATGATTTTAATGTCCTTTTTCAAATTCATAGGTCCAGCAAAACCTACCTCTGCTCCTGTAACTTCCTTTACTGTTTCTGCATCTGCCATCATTAGCTCGTGCTCTGGAATACCTAGTACTTTAACTAGTTTGATCTCATTAAGTTCTCTGTTCCCTGGGATAACTACTGCTACCACTTCGTCTTTTGCCTTGTATAATAATGTTTTTGCAAAGTTTTCATGAGATGTATTAAAGAACTTTGACACTTCTTCTATTGTTTTAGCATTTGGTGTATGAACCCTTTCCAATTGAAGCTTTTCTTCAGTAGTGGACTTAACTTCATATAGACAATTTGCTTTTTCATCTGTGGCAGCATAGTCACAACTATCACAATAAGCTATTGCACTTTCACCATACTCTGACATTGCCATAAACTCATGAGAGTCACTTCCTCCCATGGCACCAGAGTCACCTTCAACTACCTTGAATTTTAATCCACATCTTGTAAAGATTTTCTCATAAGCCTTCCACATATCATAGTAGGATTTTCTCATACCTTCTTCATCTATATCAAAAGTATATGCATCCTTCATTATGAATTCTCTTGCTCTCATAAGACCAAATCTTGGTCTTTTTTCATCTCTATATTTAGTCTGTATTTGATAAAGGCTAAGTGGTAGCTGCTTGTAAGACTTTATTTCATGTCTTATGAGATCTGTAAATATTTCTTCATGTGTAGGTCCTAGACAAAATTCTCTTTGATTTCTATCATATAATCTAAACATCTCAGGACCAAAATCGTCCCATCTACCAGACTCTTTCCATAGTTCTGCAGGTTGTATAGCAGACATTAAAACTTCTTGAGAATCTATGGCATCCATTTCTTCTCTTACAATTTGTTCAATCTTTTTTAATACTCTAATTCCAAGTGGTAAGTAAGAATATACTCCTGATACTAGCTTTCTAATCATTCCTGCTCTTAGTAAAAGCTGATGACTAGGAAGCTCTGCCTCTGAAGGAACTTCTCTTAATGTTGGCATATAAAGTTTTGACATTTTCATATATATCACTCTCCATTATTAAATTAAATTCAATGACTATTTGACGTACATAAACGGTCAGAAAATTTTTTGCAGTTACTTCTCACAAATTTATTTGTTCAACTGCCCTCCATAAATTTAGTGCTTGGTGCGTTTGACCTACCATCGATTTTCCGAAAAAAGCGTTCAGGAAATCGGGTTAGACATTTCGCAGTCAAGCTGCACAAATTTATTTGCTCGCTGTCGCTCACATAAATTTGGCGCTTGGTGCGTTTGACCTACCATCGATTTCCTGAGAAAAGCGTTCAGGAAATCGGGTTAGGTCATAAAAAAACCTTCATCCCAAAAAAGGGACGAAGGTTATATCCGCGGTACCACCCTAATAGATTATAAAATATATAATCCACTCGAAATAAATAACGGTAAAAAACCGTCTAGACTTTTATTTTCCCGTCTAGAAGCTCTGGGATGGGTTCAATATTCATTGGGTTAGAAATCTCTCAGCCTAGGACTTCCTCTCTGTATACCTTAAATATCTACTATTTCCCTTCAACGCTTTTAATATTTATTTATAAGATTAAAGCTAATATTACTAAAAAATATTTGCTTTGTCAATTATTTTTTATTATGCTCTAAATATTACAGACTCTTTCTTGAACATGTTTACTGTTAATAAAAGTGAAGCTATTATGTATACTAGTGTCCAACCTAATACTATTAGTATATGTACTGGATCGATTATCTGAACTAATGCTTCTTTAATGATGGCAATAGTATTTATTATAGGAATATGGAAATACACCTCGGGTATTGCTTTTCCATCTAAGTACATTGTCATATAAGCAGGTATTAGTAGTATTACCGATAATGGAGCCAAATATGTTTGAGCTTCTTTAAAGTTTCTTGCATAGAAACTTATAGTAAGTTCTAAACCACTAAATACTAAGTTTAATCCCGCACAAAATAGTCCTATGACTAATATATGACTTAACGGCAATACTACCCCTGTTCCTAAAAAACTAGGATTCATCTTAGACGCGATAAAAAAGCCTATTAATGATGCAGCAGTACCAATTACTCCTGATATAAATACTGCAATGAATTTTCCACCTAGTATAGATAATCTACTGGCTTGAGTAGTCAACAATGGTTCTAATGTTTGTCTTTCCTTTTCTCCTGCTCCTAAGTCTGTAGCAGCAGCTAATCCACCTATTGCAGAATATACAGTTATTAGCATAGGGAATATCATAGAAAAGATCATTACTCCCATTCCACCATCCTTAGAAACAGATGTATTCTTTATGGCTACTGCCTTTAATTCTTCAAGATCTATTCCTAAGGCATTAAGTCTTTCATTGGTAATAGATTGGGAATAGGCTTCTATAATACGGTTGAGTCTTGATGTAGCCATATCTGACTTTTGACTAGACTGGTCATAAATAACTTCTACATTTCCCATTGTTCCATTTTCAATTTTATTATCAAAACCTTCTTCAACTTTTACTATAGCTCTAACTGTTAACTCCTCTAAAGCTTTATCTGGGTCGTCAACATCAATTATGTTTATTTGACCTGTCTCTTTAAAGTACTCTTCTAGTTTCGTTTCACCATTGCTTATAATCGCAATATCTATAGGCTTCTGTTCATCATTTATCAGCTCACTAGTTCCAAATCCTAATGCAAATGCCATAATAGGAAATATCAATATAGGTATTATTATACTTGAAAATATAGTCTTTTTATCCCTAAAGGTATCTTTAAGCTCTTTTTTAAGCACAATCATAGCATATCTAATATTCACTTTTCTCACCTACCAACTCAACAAATATATCTTCTAGGTTATTACCTTTAAACTTATGTTTTAACTCATCTAGAGTGGAGACTTCAACTAGTTTCCCTTTATTTATTATTCCTACTATATCACACAATTTTTCAACTTCACTCATTGAGTGACTAGAGAAAAGAATAGTTTTCCCTTCCTTTTTCTGGTCTAATATAAATTCATGTACTATTCTTACAGATGTTACGTCTAATCCTGTTGTTGGCTCGTCAAGTAGCATTATTTGTGGATTATGAACTATACTCCTAGCTATAGATACCTTTTGCTTCATACCTTTTGAAAACTTTCCAACTCTTCTATCTATATACTCTTCCATTTCCAGCTTTTTAGATAACATATCTATTCTCTTAGATATATCCGATTTATTCATGCCATTAAGAAGTCCAAAATACTCAATATTCTCTCTAGCTGTTAATCTATCATAAAGCCCTGTATCTCCACCAAATAGTATTCCAATCTTCCCCCTTATATTATCTGGTTCCTTAATCAAGTCTTTTCCATCAATTAATGCTGTGCCTGATGTTGGCTTTATCATAGTAGCTATCATTCTTAGTGTAGTAGTTTTGCCTGCACCGTTTTCGCCAAGCAGACCAAATACAGTTCCTTGGTCTACTGTGAAAGAAATTCCTTTAACAGCCTCCACTTCTTTATATCTCTTGGTTAAGTTTTTAACCTGTATCAAGGTGATTCCTCCATTTCTAATAAATTTATATACTCTAAATGAAATCATTAGATTTTTACTAGAAGGCATACAGCTTGTGATGATATCCCCTCTTCTCGCCCCTCAAATCCTAGCTTCTCAGTTGTTGTAGCCTTTATATTTATATTATTTAATGAAGTATTAAGCACTGAAGCTATTTTCTCTCTCATATCATCTACATATGGTGCTAGCTTAGGTTTTTGGGCTGCAACTACACAATCAATATTCCCAACTGTATATCCAAACTCTAACATTAATTCATATGTCCTTTTAAGTAATTTCATACTATTTATATCTTTATAGGATTCATCTGTATCTGGAAAGTGCTTGCCTATATCCCCTAATGCCAATGCTCCTAAAATACTATCCATTATTGCATGTACTAATACATCTGCATCAGAATGTCCTAGTAATCCCTTTTCATGGGGTATATCTACCCCGCCAATTATTAACTTTCTTCCTTCAACTAATTTGTGCACATCATAACCTATACCTATTCTCACTATATTGCCCCCTTAAATGCTTAAAACCATATTGAAATTTCTCTCTCAGCAGATTCTGGTGAGTCTGATGCATGAACAATATTTTCAGTAATTGAATTTGCATAATCGCCTCTTATGGTTCCTGGCTCTGCTTCCATTGGATTTGTTTTCCCGTTTATATTTCTAACTAGTTTTATGGCATTATTTCCTTCCACTACCATTATTAAAATACTTCCCCTCATCATATAGGAAACTAATTCTTCATAAAACGGCTTTTCCCTATGCTCTATGTAATGTTTTTCAAGGGTGGCTCTATCTGCACGAAGCATCTTGCATTCTGTAATTCTTAAGCCTTTTCTTTCATATCTACTTATAACCTCTCCTATTAATCCTCTATCAACACCATCTGGCTTTACAATCACAAATGTTCTTTCCATAATTATAATCATCCTTTCTTCCTGTATATATATTTAATATCAGGACATTATACAGCCTTCTCTATATTATGATAATAACAACTGAGCTAATTTTAAATCCTCTGGTGTAGTGATTTTTATGTTAGAATAAGAACCTTCAATGATTTTTACTTTATACCCTAATTTTTCAACTAGCATACTGTCATCAGTGCCAATTATTTTACTTTTTATTGCATAATCATAGGCCTTTAGTATAATATCATAGGAAAATGATTGAGGAGTCTGGACTGCCCATAACGTACTTCGTTCAGGAGTATCTATGATATCTCCTTCCACATTGACTTTTTTTATTGTGTCTTTTACAGGAGTTCCTATGACACAAGCTTTGTGTTTAATTACTCCTTTAATACTATTTATTATATCTTCATCTCTTACAAATGGTCTTACTCCATCATGTATTAGAACAATATCACAGGACCCATTCACTGCTAAAAGTCCTTTATATACAGAATCCTGCCTTTCAGTCCCCCCTCCTACTATATTAGTTACCTTTCTAAATCCATATTTCTTTACTACTTCATTAAAACAATACTCTTTCTCTTCTTCTCTTGCTACAACAACTATTTCATCTATATATTCATTATTGTCAAATTTCTCTATAGTATAAGCTAAAATCGGTTTGTCTTTTAAGAGAATAAATTGTTTATTAATACTAGAATTCATTCTCTTGCCTATACCAGATGCTGGCAAAACCACCGATATATATTTCCCATTATAAGACAATCAAATCACCTCTATGACATTATAGCATAATATACAAAGATACAACAGGAAAACCCAGCACATGCCGGGTTTTAACTAGTACTTATCATAATATATTTTATTATACCGCTTTATCAGTCATTGACTTAGGCTTTGCGAATATCATTCTACCTGCTGAAGTTTGTAAAACACTAGTTACTAGTACTCCTATGGTATCACCAATATGTTTTTTACCTCCATCTACAACTATCATAGTACCATCATCTAGGTAAGCAACACCTTGACCCGATTCTTTTCCATCTTTTATGACTTGAACAATCATCTCTTCTCCTGGAAGAACAACTGGCTTAATAGCATTTGCTAACTCGTTTATATTTAATACCTCAACTCCATGAAATTCTGCTACTTTATTTAGATTATAATCATTAGTAACTACCTTCCCTTTAATGAACTGTGCCAGCTTCAACAGCTTAGTATCTACCTCTGCAATATCCTCAAAATCCTTTTCATGTATAACGACTTCTATGTCTAATTCCTTTTGTATTTTATTTAAGATATCGAGCCCCCGTCGTCCTCGATTTCTTTTAAGGGAATCAGAGGAATCAGCTATTCTTTGAAGTTCCTCCAATACAAATTCAGGTATTATAAGCGGTCCCTCTACAAAACCCGTTTTACATATATCTGCTATTCTACCATCTATTATAACGCTAGTATCTAGTATTTTAGGTAGTACAGGATTTACTCCCTTAGGAGCCTTTTCTTTAGCACCGCTTCTCTTTAATGAGTTTATAGCATTTGCAAAATCTTCTTTTTTCCTTGTTGGAACCATAACTCCAAAGTATGCCAAAACAATATAAAATAATATAGATAGTACAGGTCCTACATAAGGAATCATATGAAACAAAGGACTTACAAGATTAGCTATTAATAGTCCTGAAACAAGCCCTACTACCCCAAGGATTATATCTGATGCAGGAATCCTTTGTATTTCACCTTCCATAATAGATATAATTTTCCTACCTAGTTTCATCATCTTAGGAGAAGCAATAAAGAATATAATACCAAATATTAGTCCTAATCCCACGTAGCTATGAGGTTTTATCCCTAGCTTTTCTAGAAAGCCAAGTAATTTTAAAGATTCTAAAAGTGCCATTATTCCTACTCCAAGGGATATCCCAAGAACTGTTAAAATAGCTCTAATAATTCTACTTACTATTTTTGATTTATCTACCATTTATATTTCACCTCCTCCTTTAGTTATTACCACATTATTAGTTTACTATAACTAATTTACCACAAATTACAATAATAAATACATCTTTTCGTATTTTGTCATAAAAATTTAATAATATGAAGGCAACTTTTTCAAAGTAAAGAAAGAAAAAGCAAGCGTCTATGAATGAGACGCTTACTTTACAATGTTTTCAATCAAATCCTCAGCTTCCACTTGTTCTATATCTTTTGCCAACACAATTTCACTTACCAGCATTTGTTTTGCGTTATTAAGCATCTTTCTCTCTCCAGTAGACAATCCCTTCTCTCTATCTCTGATTATGAGGTTTCTCACAACACTGGCAATCTCATAGATGTCTCCGCTCTTAATCTTATCCATATTAGCTCTATATCGTCTATTCCAATTCTGAGGCATTTTAGTCTTATGGTCACCCAATACAGCAAGAACTTGCTCAATTTCCTGATCGTTAATCACTTCTCTTATCCCGATATCCTCAACACTATCTATGGGAACCATTACCTTCATGTCTCCCATTGGCATCTTCATTACATAATACTTTCTTTTCTTGCCTAATATCTCTTTTTCCTCTATTGCTACTATTATCCCTGCTCCATGCATTGGATAAACTATTTTATCACCTATATTGAACATAAAGCACACCTCCTAAAATGAAGTGATTATTAGCTAGGATGGGATTATATTTTATCCTGTAGCTAGTCAACTCTGAATCAAACCATAACGTCCTAATATACATTATACATTATTATCCATGGAATGTCAAATTAATTATTTTACCACATACTTAGAAAGCTTGTCAATACGATTTAGGTTATTCATGAGCGAATTGACAAAATCCTTATTATAAAAGTATAATAAGAATAATAGTATTTTCAAATAATTGAGGTGATTTAATGGAAAATGATAATGTATGCAATAATCTTCAAGAAGCAGTTTCTGATGTTCTAATAAGGCATAAGAGTATTTTAGATATAATAACTAAGCTTGAGGAATCAAACTCAAGAGTCAATAGGGCTGTTGTTAAATCGGCAACTTCCTGTGGATGCATATCCATAAATGCTACTAAGCAGGATTATAGTTTGGGATCACTTAAAGATGCTAAACTCACTATGAAAAGCCACATAGAAGGAGAACTGTGTGATAATTGCAAAGAAAAAATAGAAGAGGAAATTGGGAATCATATGTTTTACATAGCCTCATTGTGCAACACTTTTAATCTAGATTTAAGTAAAATTACTTTGTCCGAAATCAATAAGTTAAAAACTCTAGGTATTTATAGTTTATTATAAAAATCTATTATGAAAGTCAAAAACCACATTCATTACTATTGAATGTGGTTTGTTCGCTAAAACTATATATGCCTATCTACCATGGATTGCTCTTGCAATCTTCTAAGTCCTTCTTTAATAGAACGTGCTCTAACTTCTCCTATTCCATCAACTGCATCTAGTTGAGAAATAGAGGCTTTTAGTATCTCCTCTAGAGATCCAAACATCTGTATAGTGTTTTCCAGTACACCTCCAGGTATTCTAGGAATTTTACTAAGTATCCTATATCCCTTAGGAGATACTGTTAAATCTAATGTGTTTACTCCCTCATCATATCCTAAAAGCTTCGCTATTATAGCTAGGTCCAATAATTCTTCTGAATTTAATGCTTTTATTTGATTGATTATAGATTCTATACTATTATTATCCTTGCTAATATAATAATCTTTAATAATATTGATTCCATCTTCTTCTACCCCATTTGTCAGTTCCTCTAGCTGCATTTGGATAAGCCTACCTTCATTACCTAGCTCCAGAATATATCTTTCAATTTCTGCTGTAATTCTCATAACCATTTCTGTTCTCTGTAAAACCTTAGTAGCATCAAATACTGTAGCTAGATTTTCAAACTCTAAGGCACTTAAGTTAATCATAGCCTGTTTGAGCACTACCTTATACTTTTCAAGGGTTTGTATTGCCTGATTTGCTTTATTTAATATTTCGTTAACGTCTTTTAGAACATATTTATAATTGCCTTTATATAGCGAAATCACATTCCTTCTTTGCGAAATAGCTATAACCAATTCACCTGTTTGTTTTGCAACTCTTTCAGCAGTTCTATGTCTTGTCCCTGTCTCTCTAGATAAAATAGAAGAATCAGGTACAAGCTGAGCATTTGCTACAAGAATCTTTTTGATATCACTACTCAATACAATTGCTCCATCCATTTTTGCAAGCTCATATAGATTAGCAGGCGTTATATCGCTATTAATCTTAAATCCTCCGTCAACAATATTCATTACACCTTCTTTTTCACCAATAACAATTAATGCCCCTGTTTTTGCTCTTACAATATTTTCTAATCCATCTCTCAACGTAGTTCCAGGTGCAACAATTTTCAGTGATTCTGCCATAAAGTCCTTTTTTATAACTTCATCCCTCATATATAGCTTTATCCTCCTAATACATTATCTAAAGCATCTACAATGTTGGATACTCCTACTACCTCTATACTATTAATATTAACCAGTCCTTTAAGATTAGATTTAGGTATGATTGCTTTATTGAATCCAAGCTTACTAGCTTCTCTTAATCTGTTTTCTATAAAACTTACAGTTCTTAGCTCGCCTGTCAAACCTACTTCACCTATTGCTATAGTTTTAGAATCTATTTCTTTATCCTTGAAACTAGATGCCAATGCACATACTACTCCCAAATCTATGGCAGGCTCTCTTATCTGAATTCCTCCAACTATATTAATATATGCATCGTAGCTTTGCATTTCTAATCCTGCTTTTTTTTCTAATACTGCCATCATAAGAACTACTCTATTATAATCTATCCCTGTGGCTACTCTTCTAGGCATACCGAAGGCAGTGCGGCTTATTAGAGCTTGAACCTCTACCAGCATTGGTCTCGTTCCCTCCATACTAGGAACTACTATAGTACCAGCAGTATGTAGGGGCCTACCTGTTAATAGCATTTCTGAAGGATTTTTTACCTGAATAAGTCCTATATCCCTCATTTCAAATATACCTATTTCATTTGTAGACCCAAATCTATTCTTAACTCCTCTTAGGACCCTATAGGTATGATGTCTTTCTCCTTCAAAATATAAAACAGTATCTACCATATGCTCAAGAACCCTAGGTCCTGCTATGGAACCTTCCTTTGTTACATGTCCTACAATAAAGGTTGCCATGTCTCTAGTTTTAGCTAGTTTCATTAAGATAGCAGTAGTTTCTCTAACCTGACTTACGCTTCCAGGAGCTGATTCTAAGCTAGGATTATAAACTGTCTGTATGGAGTCAATTATTAACAAATCAGGGTTTAAGTTATCTATTGCACTTGTAACAATATCCATATTAGTCTCCGATAGTAAGTATAACTCCTTTGCCTGTACACTAAGCCTATCCGATCTTAATTTAATCTGCCTTGCTGATTCTTCCGCTGATACATATAAAACCTTTAAACCCATTCTAGAAATATTGTTTGCCACTTGTATAAGGAGAGTAGATT from Proteiniborus sp. DW1 includes these protein-coding regions:
- a CDS encoding ABC transporter permease yields the protein MNIRYAMIVLKKELKDTFRDKKTIFSSIIIPILIFPIMAFALGFGTSELINDEQKPIDIAIISNGETKLEEYFKETGQINIIDVDDPDKALEELTVRAIVKVEEGFDNKIENGTMGNVEVIYDQSSQKSDMATSRLNRIIEAYSQSITNERLNALGIDLEELKAVAIKNTSVSKDGGMGVMIFSMIFPMLITVYSAIGGLAAATDLGAGEKERQTLEPLLTTQASRLSILGGKFIAVFISGVIGTAASLIGFFIASKMNPSFLGTGVVLPLSHILVIGLFCAGLNLVFSGLELTISFYARNFKEAQTYLAPLSVILLIPAYMTMYLDGKAIPEVYFHIPIINTIAIIKEALVQIIDPVHILIVLGWTLVYIIASLLLTVNMFKKESVIFRA
- a CDS encoding ATP-binding cassette domain-containing protein, encoding MIQVKNLTKRYKEVEAVKGISFTVDQGTVFGLLGENGAGKTTTLRMIATMIKPTSGTALIDGKDLIKEPDNIRGKIGILFGGDTGLYDRLTARENIEYFGLLNGMNKSDISKRIDMLSKKLEMEEYIDRRVGKFSKGMKQKVSIARSIVHNPQIMLLDEPTTGLDVTSVRIVHEFILDQKKEGKTILFSSHSMSEVEKLCDIVGIINKGKLVEVSTLDELKHKFKGNNLEDIFVELVGEKSEY
- the ndk gene encoding nucleoside-diphosphate kinase — encoded protein: MERTFVIVKPDGVDRGLIGEVISRYERKGLRITECKMLRADRATLEKHYIEHREKPFYEELVSYMMRGSILIMVVEGNNAIKLVRNINGKTNPMEAEPGTIRGDYANSITENIVHASDSPESAEREISIWF
- a CDS encoding ROK family protein — protein: MYIGVDIGGTNVTAGVVSNDGNILFQKSCQTLPFRGWNTVIQDIIELIKDVSNQAPDCEKVMGIGVGVPGLADNKTGNVMNCVNLGWQDVPLGKTLEKELNKPVYIDNDASVAALAELENGALKDTQNSILITLGTGVGGGFIINGKLYSGTNNLSSEIGHMVIGENFYNCNCGKNGCFETFTSATALIKYTRKLMEETKENTNIRNYIGDDLDKLNAKLIFDCAKSGDKLALDSVNRLVDYLIIGITNLINLLDPEVIALGGGVSKAGDYLLELINNKIHDKILFKDMPHSKVVIAKHGNDAGIIGAAMLCKYS
- the gltX gene encoding glutamate--tRNA ligase — its product is MSQVRVRYAPSPTGYLHIGGLRTALYDYLFAKNKGGKYILRIEDTDQSRYVDDAIENLINSLLWAGVVHDEGVFIEDGKIVQKGEYGPYIQSERLDIYKKYINELLEKGHAYYCFCDKERLERIREEQKEKGLMLGYDGHCRDISIKEAKKRIEAGEEYVIRLKFPKNRDIVFNDLIRGKITINTKDLDDQVLIKSDGFPTYHFAVVVDDHLMKITHIVRGEEWLPSAPKQAYLFEAFGWETPEFVHLPTVLNKEKKKLSKRHGDVSVEDFRAKGYLPEGIINYLALVGWSPESNQEFFTMDELIEQFSFERVSNTGGIFDKDKLDWVNGHYIRNADIDEITKLAIPHLLNAGYISEEDVDSRYDWIKLIVSTLQERISYVGEIVEKAQFYFDNEIKPENEEVIEMLKGEQVPSLLQAFKEELSQIDEIDEEFSTTIMKKIQKSTGVKGKNLFMPIRSALTGQLHGPDLDKIILILGKQNILSRIEYVKNHIK
- a CDS encoding proline--tRNA ligase — its product is MKMSKLYMPTLREVPSEAELPSHQLLLRAGMIRKLVSGVYSYLPLGIRVLKKIEQIVREEMDAIDSQEVLMSAIQPAELWKESGRWDDFGPEMFRLYDRNQREFCLGPTHEEIFTDLIRHEIKSYKQLPLSLYQIQTKYRDEKRPRFGLMRAREFIMKDAYTFDIDEEGMRKSYYDMWKAYEKIFTRCGLKFKVVEGDSGAMGGSDSHEFMAMSEYGESAIAYCDSCDYAATDEKANCLYEVKSTTEEKLQLERVHTPNAKTIEEVSKFFNTSHENFAKTLLYKAKDEVVAVVIPGNRELNEIKLVKVLGIPEHELMMADAETVKEVTGAEVGFAGPMNLKKDIKIIVDSRVTKMTNFIVGANETDYHIKNINYGRDFEGEVVEDILLVQEGDKCPKCGEPLKMDRGIEVGNIFQLGLKYSNALNATFLDENGKEQKIFMGSHGVGVTRTAAAVIEQCHDENGIIWPLSVAPYHVIITVVNVKSEEQVVLGERLYDELSKAGLEVLIDDRNERAGVKFKDADLIGIPIRITVGKRANEEIVEFSLRREGEKVEVNTSEIMDRVRAEFKQQGLEL
- the ispF gene encoding 2-C-methyl-D-erythritol 2,4-cyclodiphosphate synthase, whose protein sequence is MVRIGIGYDVHKLVEGRKLIIGGVDIPHEKGLLGHSDADVLVHAIMDSILGALALGDIGKHFPDTDESYKDINSMKLLKRTYELMLEFGYTVGNIDCVVAAQKPKLAPYVDDMREKIASVLNTSLNNINIKATTTEKLGFEGREEGISSQAVCLLVKI